The following is a genomic window from Aphis gossypii isolate Hap1 chromosome X, ASM2018417v2, whole genome shotgun sequence.
CGATATTCGACGCGTCCGTGTTGAGACGTAGTGGCGTGTTCGGCTGTGGATGCGCGAGCTGCGCGGTGTCTGCGAGTGCCTTCCGACAGGCGTCGAAACAAGCGCGCGTGGCATCCGACCACTGTAGCGGACCATCGCGTTTTTTAATCGAACTCGACATGTCGTAGAGCGGGGCTTGGGTCTCGGCGGCGTTCGGAATGAATCGATGGTAAAAGTTCACTGACCCGAGAAAACGTTGCAGCTGTTTTTTGGTCTGCGGGAGCGTCCACTCGCGTATGACTGCGACGCGTTCCGCGCTCGGGCGACATGCGTCTTTGTCGACGACGTGACCGAGGAAGGGCATAGTGTTCGTCGCGAACACACACTTGGCCGGATTGATCGCAATGCCGTATTTCTGAAAACGGTCGAAAACCGCGCGAACGTGTTTTTCGTGTTCATCTTCGTCGTGAGAGGCGATAAGAACGTCGTCGATGTAAGCGAACGCGAAATCGAGGCCACGTAATATGTCGTTGATTAATCGCTGAAAGGTTTGTGCGGCGTTACGTAAACCAAAACACATAACGGGGAACTCGAAAAGACCGAACGGCGTCGTAACGGCGGTCTTGTGGACGTCCTGCGGGGCGATCGGCACTTGATGATACGCTCGAACCAGGTCGAGCTTGGTGAACACCGTTCTTCCGGCGAGATTCGACGTGAAATCGTGTAAGTGCGGTAGCGGATAACGATCGGCGATAGTGACCGCGTTGAGTCGACGGTAGTCTCCACAGGGGCGGAAGGTGCCGTCCTGCTTAGCGACTAATAACAGTGGGCTGGCCCACGGGCTCGATGATGGTCGACAAATACCTCTCTGACGCATAAACTCGAACTCGCGGCGTGCTATCGATAGGCGGTCGGGCGGTAGTCGACGTGGTCGCGCGAAAAGTGGCGGACCCGTAGTGTGTAGCTCGTGCACTACGTCGTGTAAAAACTCGGCCGGTACGGGCGACTCGCGCGTCACTTCGGGAAAATCCAAGAGGAGCGCCGTCCACTTCGACGGTCGTGCGGCGGTGCAAATGCTGACTGGCGTTGCGTCGTGGGCTAGAGCGGCCTGGACAGAAAACTTGTGCGCGGTGTCAACGAGGCAGCTGCGTCGGATGTCCACGAGCAGTCCGTAGTAGTGCAAAAAAATCGGCTCCAAGGATTGGTCGTGCCACGTCGGCCAGTTCGAACGTCCATGTGAAGGCACGATTGAAACCCAGGTCGAGTTGTAGTTGCTTTGGCCCGTAGGTTTTTATTTGAGAGCCGTTTGCGGCGATTAAATTTAGGGTCGAAAAAGAAGaagagtaattatttaaaaattttgaaggtTGGCCAGGAAGGAGAGAAATTTCGGCACCGGAGTCGACCAGAAATCGACGTCCGGTGTGCTGATCGGTGACGAAAAGTCGTCGAGAGAGAGGTGCGGCGAGATGTTCGGTGAACATCGCCgcccttttaatttttatgcgtGGGCACGAAGGTGCACGGGGCGCGGCACTTTTGCGCCTCGGGTCCGTAGCGCACGTGATAGTAGCACCAACCCGTCGTGTTGCCCGCGTGTTGTGGCGGCGGCGGTTCGGATCGAACGGGGCGTGTCACGGGCGCGCGTTTCGGAGGCGCGATCTGAGACGCGAGCTGCGAAACCTGCTCGGTCAGGCTCAGTATCGCGGACTCGATGGTCTGGACGCGTGTCTCTAGCGTGGTTTGAAAACGTGCGGGCGGAGTTGCTTCTGGAGTCGGTTCGATCTCGCGTGACTCGGGGAAAACGGCCGCACAACGCACGCGCGGAGTAGGGCGGACTTCCGCGACCTCGCGACTTTCGCACTCGAACAAAATTCGATCGGCGCGCTCGGCCAAGGACTCGAGAGAACCGGAAAAACCAGCGATGACGGTGCGGACAGCTGCCGGAAGTTTGGCGCGCCAGAACTGCTCCAACGCCGCGTCTGACATGCCCTCGGGGTAGACATCCCGCATGTCTTTGAGGAGCCGCGATGGCGTGCGGTCTCCCATGTCTCCGGGTTGGATGATTGAGCGGAAGCGTGCGGCCGCCGGAGCGGTGTACAAGCTAACCAGCCGCTCGCGAACCAGGTCGTAAGAGACGTTGTCGCCGAGGAGGTCGGAAACCTCGCGAATGCCTTCGTCGTCGAGAGACGCGAGCACGTAATTCACGCGCGTTAAGTCGGATCTCACGCGGTTCGCGTGGAACATGGCGTCCGTGTGGGCGAACCACTGGCGAGGCGCGTACCGCCAAAAGCTCGGGAGCCGGACGTTGGCAATAGACGCGACTTCGGTGGGCGAGATGGATAGCCCGTGCTCGGTGGTGGTCGTCATTGTCGGCGTCGAGCTAGTGGTCACTGTGACAACCGGCGTCGTAGTTGGCTTGGTCGCATCGCTTGTCACAACCATGGCGAGGATCGCTAGGAACGCGAGGGAGATTGGCGCGGATAAACTTggataaagtttttaaaacacgTGGTCGGCACACTACACGTGGCGAGCGGAACTTAGACGGACTTCGTCGGACGACGATCGGACTCGAAAAAAGCGGAGTAAAACTGAGGTCACCAATGTGGTGATAGTGGCGTTTGTTGGCGCACTATCAGCCAGCAATTTACGCACTTCGAGGAGACTCGAAGCGAGAcggtaaatataaaaga
Proteins encoded in this region:
- the LOC126552360 gene encoding uncharacterized protein LOC126552360, yielding MVVTSDATKPTTTPVVTVTTSSTPTMTTTTEHGLSISPTEVASIANVRLPSFWRYAPRQWFAHTDAMFHANRVRSDLTRVNYVLASLDDEGIREVSDLLGDNVSYDLVRERLVSLYTAPAAARFRSIIQPGDMGDRTPSRLLKDMRDVYPEGMSDAALEQFWRAKLPAAVRTVIAGFSGSLESLAERADRILFECESREVAEVRPTPRVRCAAVFPESREIEPTPEATPPARFQTTLETRVQTIESAILSLTEQVSQLASQIAPPKRAPVTRPVRSEPPPPQHAGNTTGWCYYHVRYGPEAQKCRAPCTFVPTHKN